From Impatiens glandulifera chromosome 7, dImpGla2.1, whole genome shotgun sequence:
ATTGAAATCGAGAGTGGAACGTAAGGAACGTTCCTAAACAGTTtgcagaaaagaaagaaaaaaccaaaaatacttGATCTTAGATAGATATATGATTCACATTTTGTGCAATTGGGAACTGCAAAATCCTGGTAATTATATTGCATACTCTGTGGCAATATGCTTACTATTATGATTCACATTTTGTGCAATTGGGAACTGCAAAATCCTGGTAATTATATTGCATACTCTGTGGCAATATGCTTACTATTATGTGTTTTTCCTTTAATGGAGTTTTGCTTCTTTAATATAAGTTTCTAAACAAAATACCTTAGcctagaaaaagaagaaaaaaatgtttatataatgtatttttcaTGTAGGCAATTGGTGATAGAGTACGTAAGACACCGTGCAGCACTTGGTGCAAAATTTTGCCGAACAGACTGGGGGTCACTTCCAAATCTTCCGGCACCTCCAGAGACCTGCAAAAGAAGAATGACTTTAGTAAATTATAATCTGAAGATTAGAAAATGTATAATGAGACTTTGTAACATGATGAGTGAACGTTATGCCAAACATATGGAGAAACTGAAAAGCAATCAGGATATTGATAATGTCTCGGTAGCATCTGACAAAGTTGAATCCCAAGAGAAGTTGATTACTCTGGAAACGTGGGATGACTTTGACAATGAAGCTGCTAAGTTGGCTCTGGATGAGATTCTCAAGCTCAGAGAAATTGCTAGACAAGAAGCATCTGAGAAGGTTAGTTCTGCAATGCACATGTTTACAAATTGTGTCTGACCTGAATTCTTTATGTTTTACTTCCAGATATCAACTAATAGTTCTCTCAATGGAATCTGTACTTGTTTTTATGTTCCAAATAGTTGTGCTGATTTTTAAGAGTATAAATTATGAAGTCATGAAAGAACAACCCCCCACCCATGGTATTGGTAGGTCAAGATTCTTGAACTAAGAGACTGAGGTCTCAGGTTCTATTGCCACTGAAATCATTTTGATTGAAGTGGGGGTCATGACGGTGAGCTGTTGTACTAGCCTCTTACAGACCAAAGCCCATAatcttaaaaaagaaaacaagcaTCTCACTGTAAATAAATGTAATCTTCTTCGTTATGTGCCTTTCATCTTTTGCTTGTCATCCTTGCATTTTTGTCACATATTTACTTAAGGACGAGCTTAGGCTCTTATCAACTTGCATGAACCTCATTTTTGGCTTTAGTAATAAGCGAAGTATAGTTTCTGACAGTTCAATATTGCTCAGTTTTACTCTTTTAAAGTATATATGTTTATGACTTCTCTTCTGTGACAGGATGCCCTGGACACTGAATCACATTCATTGTTCGGTTTTAGAGAGGATGGAACCACAATTTCGCGGAGGAGATCAAGAAGTCAACGGTTCACCCAAAAGTATTTGATGAATTTGGAAAGTGGGACTTGTTCATATAAACGAGTACATGAATCATTAGCTGTTTCCAATGCCATAGAGCTATTTAAACTCGTGTTTATGAGCACCTCTGTAGCTCCAGGAATTCAAAATCTTCTTGCTGAAACATTAAGGCGTTATTCAAAGGATGATCTCTTTGCTGCATTCAACTACCTTAAAGAGAAGAAAGCTATGGTGAGTAGTAATCAATGTTATTCATTGTTAACATAATCTTTAATGGTTTGTTTTGTTTGGGGTGTGAACTGTATCATTAGCGGTTGGTTTCAGATTGTTTCTCAATTAAGAGTGGAATTCAATTTATGTTTCTAGTACGGGACATATACACTTGACTTTGGTATCATGTCTACTATAAACAATCAGTagccatttatttatttttattgcgACAGCTTTTTCATTAGTATCACTAGCCAATATGATTTTGCCAAACCATCCACCTAGGGTAGCTCAAGTGGTAAGAGGCTTGAACACCTTGTTTGAAATTAAGGTTATGACGGTGTGATATTGTGCTATCTTTCTCTATAGAAAAAAACAGTTCTCAAAAAAAGAAGCAATTTGAAAATTATGGTGTTGACCATAAGCCAGATTGCTAGGTGCTAACTGACGCAAATCTCTCATTATGAAAGAACTACTATATTCTTTATATGCTAAATAAGGACTTCTACTTCAGTAACAGTCCACAATTCAATCATAAATTTTATGtgttgatttattattgttcAGGTATGTAACGTCCTCTATCTTGTGCAGGTTGGGGGTACGGCTGGTAATCCTTTTTGTCTTTCTCAGCATTTCGTGCAAAGTATTTCTTCGTCCCCTTTTCCAGTTAACACAGGAAGACGGGCTGCTAAGTTCTCTAGTTGGCTACGTGAGCAAGAAAACGATTTGATGGAAGATGAGATTGATCTTTCTGCAGACTTGGAATGTGGTGATGTTTTCCAGTTGTGTGCTCTACTTTTTAGCGAAGAACTATCAATTATACCAAACTTGCCTGACAATGGTGTAGGAGAGGCCAATGACTCAAGAAAACGCAAGTCTGAAAACAGTGATTCAGGCATGGATGATAGTGTTAAAAGGTATAAATCTTCCACAGCCGGAGAAGGTGAGATTATTTCTCGTCGAGAAAAGGGTTTTCCAGGCATTAGGCTATCTGTAACTCGTAACACAATATCTGGAACCAATGCAATGTTCAGATTTTCTGATCATCATAGTGGAACTTCTGGTCTTGGTCAACCGAATGGATGCCCTATATCCTCAGATCTTGACAAAGGTTGTAGCTTGTCTCATTCTGTTACCACAAAGGAAAAGAATGAACAGAAGATGAACACTACTCTTATAGCTAATGCATCTTCTCCTTGGGAAGTTATGACAAGCTATGCCAACCACTTCTTTCAGCTACCTAATCAAGTAGAAGAAAGAATTTTTAATCCGGAGCTCTTTAGAACTATTCATTTAGCCATTCAGAAGGCTGGTGACCAAGGTTTGAGCATTGAAGAAGTTTCCAAACTCGTGAATTTGAAGGGTATGCAAAATCATCTCTCTGTCACTATGAGCTTAGTGTGTGCCTTCCAACTACATTAAGGacttataattgaatttaatacTATTGTTTCAGAAGCAAACATGTCGGAAATTATTATTGAAGTGCTTGAAGTATTTGGACGAGCTCTCAAGGTTAGTTACATGAAAAATATTAGATCAAAAATGACCATGGTTAGGATGGtaattttagttttcaaacgtttttttATCTGGAAACATATCTtgatacaaaaacaataagtGTTTCTCATGTTCAAGACTCGCTCTTTCCACTTGAGCTATCCTGAGTGGTAAATtcagaaatttatttttgtttttgtatacGAGAATGGATCCAGATACAATAACAAAACTAATTTGTGTTTCCATATGGGCCAATGTTACAAAGTTACATAAAAACGTATGGGTCTGAAGCTAActtttacaaaacaaaaaaaaaacttcccAATGGTCTTAAATTAAACTTTGGTGCTAGCATTACTTATGTTCAAGAATCCCAAATTAAAATGAAcagtattaaattttattctgATTTCATTGCATCTTTGAACAGGTGAATGCTTATAACTCTGTCCATGTTGTGGATTCCTCATATAGCTCCAAGTATTTACTGGCCTCAGTTGCCAAAGCTGATACTGTGAGTTTGCAAAGACATCTTGGAGTTTACGTTAAGGAGGACACCATCAATGTGTCCGAAAGTAATGTTACAAATACCAATGGAGAAAGTATGAATGCTGACACCACTCCAAATATTTCCAAAGTTTCTCAGCCTTCCGAAACTGATGTGAAACTTACTTACAATGACCAAAATGACAAGAACAAAACTTTGGAACTCCATCATGAGAATACTGGCATACACAGACTTATATTACCATGGTTAAATGGAGATGGTACAGTAAACAAGATATTTTACAAGGGATACCAACGCCGTTTGCTTGCCATTGTGATGCAAAACCCAGGAATTTTGGAGGTAAATGGTTCATTATGCTTAATCATATACGCTataacatttcatttttttccttgtaatttaaataaaaaatctcgtTTCATGAAAAAGTGGATGATTTTGGGTTAAACTACTAATATAtcctttgtatttaatttatatttttggaaCGTGCCAAGTAGTAGGAGGGTTTACTTGTAATCCTATTTTTTAACTTGTGTCCTTTTTCCATACAGGATGATATTGTCAAAAGGATGGGCATACTAAATCCTCAGGTATCTTTACTCTCTTATGCAAACTTTATCAATTGCACATTTGTtgttcactagtaaaaaaacgTCAATACCAACCAGCTTTCTCGTTGGGATTGAACCATGCCAAACGTGCATAATGGGGCAATACCAACCATTTTGTAGACGGTTGGAATCTGGGCAGTTGGTTTGAGCAATGCTAACTGCCTAAAATACGTTTTGTGGCATATTAAACACTAAGTTTTATGTGGATTCATTATCTTCTATTCTTTATTAGGGAATTTTTAGGATATTTTGTTTTAGAGCTAAGAGTGTGTTTGTCCTTGGattaattggaaaaaaaaaaatcatagtaTTTAggttcatatatttttttaattgcacttcatataaattgaaatggtattttagttgataatttgGATGATATGATTGAATAAGTGTAATGTTTGATGGGattgtttattattaagaaataatctCAATCAATTAATCCGCATTAGCATACTTTTAGTGAGCGCCCTTAATTGTATTTGTTCATCTTTTTGTATGTTAATgacaattaattgaatttgaatCTCTCTTATTATCTCCCATCTCAGAGCTGTAAAAGTTTATTGAAGTTGATGGTTCTCGATAACTATATTACTGTACGGAAGATGCTTGAAACTACATCATCACAAGCGCCTCCCAGCATCTTGAACCGACTAATTGGGGACAAATTCAGAAGTTCAAAGTTAACTTACGTAGAGCATTTCTTCGCAAACCCGAAGAGTTGCACATTACTGTAAAGAACACAGTTTCTGGTGCAACAACTACTTACAGTATCTTATGGTATTccctatatattttttttcttatattagttttttttaattattgttgcCCCGGAAAGTGTAACTGAAGTTAttggaaactagtattttgtaaccatcataatttaataattataatcattttttgaaggaaaaaaaattGGCAAATTTTTAGATCAATTTACAATcactttttttaacaaatataattgattttgtacaaatttgaattttcagcATTCCTACTTTTATTGGTTGATTCAAATATCCTAAGATGTCAAAGATTcggtttgattttgattttcaaattaaaatgtgtCATGTTCATGGAGATTGGATCTCATaggatttataaaatattatatataataaaattgtatcGTATTTCTAGGAATAAAATCTCTTTATTTGTCATTCATATGTACCCAAAGCATAAAATTGATACATTACTTAAAATTgtaaaggtttatttaaaaaaaatataagttaaatattattatttttaaaattttatataattaaatataaaattaataatagataaaattaattaattatatttattaaattaatttaaataaatatattttttatactttattaatataatttttttcgtAAACTagtattgaaattatttttaaagatgtaaaattttaggataaattattttaagaataatttttttcccTATTTTTTACTAAGTGTtcacaattaatattttaacttggATCACTTATAGcaatataattataagtattttaaattaatatagtttgacaagatttttaatattgaagtcCTATTagttttaagaattaaaaaaaaagctaaatgaattttaaattaacagTAAAATGTAACTGTGTATAGATGAACACTCCTTATAAGAGTTTATGagatattagttaatttaaataaaaatggtcTTAACTAAGTTTAAAAagtaacttaaatttttattttttttatttagttagagatatattttattcaacttggaaaatatttttatagtatgctgtttatgttagaataaatacaatttaaaattaatatattattatagaaatataaaattctatttaaaaataaataagagaattaatttaaataagttataatttatattttaaatatgcaactataaatttaatttattctgaAAAGTaacacaaaaaattataaaacaaattaattaatttatgaatatactTAAAActagattaaaatataaaatcttaagatattacaaattttaagtATCATAAATGTTACAAAGTATAGTTGAAAATTGGGATAAGAAATTGAACAAAGATGCATGCATTAAAAAGacaatactaataataataataatcagaAACATACTAATAAGTATTAATAACCTTGAAGAAAAAACaggaaaaataacaaatattagaaacagtaatataaaaaaacctCTATTATCCATAAATAAATGGTTTCATGCCcaaccaaattaagaaaatcctcttaaaacaattcaaactaaaagaaaaaagTACAATTTCAAAAAAGATTTTAAGTTGGCTCAAGACTCGTCTCTTTAATCCCAACCAGTTGGCTCAACAGCTACTGGAACTTGAGTTGGTGGAGCAGCAGAATCCCATCCATCACCACCTGCAATTATAAATTCAAggtttttaattcaaataatcgGCTTCAAGAACAATCGATCCAACTAAGGAGATGAGAATCTCAGAACAAACCAGATTCGCCGGTCCAACCAGCAGCAGCAGGAGCTGCAGCAATTGGAGGCACAGCAGCATCAGGAGCCCATTGTGCATCAGCAATTGAGTTTGTCCACTGATCGGTTCCAAGACCAATAGCACCAGCACCATAATCTACATAGTCTGCACCAGCAATTGCTTCATCCTCATCCTTCTCCTTAGCTTCTTCAGGTTCCCTATAGAAGAACAAGTCAACCTACACcaacaaaaaaacacaatttcaaTCTCAAATTGCTTATATAATCAATCATGCAATATTCCAAAAGAATAGTGATTATGATGTCCTTACCATGACATCCCATTTGTGTCCTTGAGGAATAGAGTTCCTCATCTGCAAAACCATCCTTGCCAATATCCAGAAAAGACATCCAATGCTGTGTTTCCCTTTGTTGTTAGCAGGGATACCAATATCAACATAACGCATTGGGGAATCAGTGTCACAGAAGGCAATGGTGGGAATGTTTCCAAGGGCGGCCTCCTTAATAGGCTATAACACaatttcaaaatcatcaacatTTACAACTAAGTCAATTCTATAGTCTTGTATTACTCAAATTGAAACAATAAAAGCTATAACATTTTTTGTATCAAGAATTTACCTGATGGTCAGTTCTGGGATCAGTCAGGATAAGAAGACGGGGCTCACTGAATGAAGTCTGAAGTTGATTGGTAAATGTACCAGGAGTATGACGTCCAGCAATTGCATGAGCACCTGTGTACTGTGCAAACTTCAAAACTGCCCTTTGTCCATAAGGCCTGGCAGATTGAACAATGATGTCCTGTGGGTTCTCAATGGCAACAATAACCCTAGCAGCCATCTGAAGCTTCTCCCATGTCTTCCCAAGGTTGATAATATAGATACCTGATAATAGAACAAATATTATTCTATAGACATAGCAGATTTAATCATTATCAATGAACCCTTCAGCAAAAAATGGGCACTTTTTCTACTTTCAAATCATAATCTTGagttatatacaataaatttaGAGATCCAATATCATAGCTATCTATACTTGCAAATATAAATCAATCATCATAATCAACAACAACAGAAAAAAGATCTAAGCTACTATGTAAAGAGAgaagattaaagataatt
This genomic window contains:
- the LOC124910224 gene encoding 40S ribosomal protein SA-like, encoding MAANGTRTLTTKEADIQMMLAAEVHLGTKNCDFQMERYVFKRRNDGIYIINLGKTWEKLQMAARVIVAIENPQDIIVQSARPYGQRAVLKFAQYTGAHAIAGRHTPGTFTNQLQTSFSEPRLLILTDPRTDHQPIKEAALGNIPTIAFCDTDSPMRYVDIGIPANNKGKHSIGCLFWILARMVLQMRNSIPQGHKWDVMVDLFFYREPEEAKEKDEDEAIAGADYVDYGAGAIGLGTDQWTNSIADAQWAPDAAVPPIAAAPAAAGWTGESGGDGWDSAAPPTQVPVAVEPTGWD